In Erythrobacter sp. KY5, the DNA window CGCGTGGCGGAAGACTTCAGGGCCCTTCATGCGAAGATGGCCCACGGTCTGGGTGCTCGACGGACCGCCATCGACGTAGAGCAGATCGTGCTGCGCCCCATCGGCGTGAAGCCTGCTGGCGAGAACGCCTGGACCGCCCGATTTTGCCGGGTTCGTTGCGTCAGGCGCTTCGAGCACGACCGCGCCTGCGCCGTCTCCGAACAGGACACAAGTGGTGCGGTCTTCCCAATCGAGAATTCTGCTGAAAGTTTCGGCGCCTATGACCAATGCACGGCTTGCCGACCCCGTCGCAAGCAGCGAATCGGCTGTGGTCAAAGCGTAGAGAAAGCCCGAACACACCGCGCCTACATCGAAGGCAGGACCGTTCTTGCAGCCGAGCGCGTGCTGCACTTTCGTTGCGGTGGCCGGGAATGTGTTGTCAGGCGTCGCGGTGGCAAGCACGATGAGGTCGATATCGCCCGCCTCAAGCCCCGCATCGGCAAGCGCGGCGCGCGCCGCAGCGGTAGCGAGCGTGGCCGTCGTCTCACCATCGCCGGCAATGTGGCGCTGGCGTATGCCGGTGCGCTCGACAATCCATTCGTCCGAAGTGTCCACCCGTGTGGCCAGTTCGGCATTGGTGACGATGCGCTGCGGCAGCGCGGAGCCCGATCCCACAATTCTGGAGCCAGTCACGCCGCGGCTCCGCTTTCCTCAGGAGGGCCGGACGAGGCACCATTGCCGTTCTTGCGAAGCGCATCCTCACCCAGCTCGGCGAGGTCGTGCGCGATGCGCTGGGTCAGCTTGTTCTCAAGCAGGCGAGCAGCGACCGTGACTGCGTTTGCCACGCCCTTGGCGTTGGCGCTGCCGTGACTTTTGACGACCACGCCATTGAGGCCGAGAAAGACCGCGCCATTGTGGTTGTTGGGATCAAGATGATGGCGAAGAAGCTCGGTCGCGGGTCGCGAGACGAGAAACCCGATCTTCGAACGAAGCGACGAGGTGAAGGCCTGGCGCAGCAGATCGGTGACAAACCGCGCGGACCCTTCGATCGCTTTCAGGGCGATATTGCCGGAGAAACCGTCGGTTACGACGACATGCGTCTCTCCGCGGTTGATCTTGTCGCTTTCGACAAATCCGGCGAAATCCAGCGCCAGGCTCGAATTTCCGTTGGCGGTTGCCTCGGTCAGCCGCGCGGCTGCATCGCGCAGGGCGTCTGTGCCCTTGATTTCTTCAGTGCCGATATTGAGCAGGCGAACGCTCGGTTTCTCGAACCCGTTGACGATGCGCGAATATGCCGCACCCATCACCGCGAATTGCACAAGGTTGCGCGCGTCGGCTTCGGTGTTTGCGCCAAGATCGAGCATGACGACATCGTGCGTTTCGAGCGTCGGCAAAAGGGCAGCGAGGGCCGGACGATCAATGCCGGGAAGCGTGCGCAGCGCGATCTTGCTCATCGCCATCAGCGCGCCGGTGTTGCCAGCACTGACCGCAGCGCCCGCGCGGCCATCTTTCACCGCGTTCACGGCGAGGCCCATGCTGGTGGTCTTGGCACGGCGGATAGCGCGCGAGGGCAGTTCGTCGCCGCTGATCACGTCATCGCAATGGAGGATCTCGCTGGCGCCTGCCATGCCGGGATGCGTATCGAGCGCACGTTCAATGCGCTGCTGGTCGCCGACCAGCAGAAACTTGAAATCGTCATAATCGCGACGTGCAAGCGCAGCGCCTTCGACCATGACGCGCACGCCTTCATCGCCGCCCATCGCATCAACAGCGATACGCGGGAGAGTCATGCGCCTGGTCCTTCTATAATGACGGCTTAGATGCCCTTGGGCACCATCACTTCACGGCCGTTGTAAAAACCGCATGCCGAGCACACGTGGTGCGGACGCTTGAGTTCGCCGCAGTTGGAGCATTCCTGGAATGCTTCGACCTTGAGCGAATCGTGAGCGCGGCGATTGCCACGACGATGCGGGGATACTTTTCTCTTGGGGACTGCCATGGCTAAGCCACTTCCTCAAATAATGCGTTGTTTGCGCCTGTTCGGGCGCAGCGTGTTTCGTAATATGCCCAGAGGGCGTGTCGGTAATGCCCTGGGGGCGTGTTGTCGTTGCCCTTAGGGCAAGGCCGCGATGCGCACAAGGCATATACCCTGAAGGTATATGTCCCATGCGGTTGCGTCCGAGCCGGTCTGGCGGGAAGGCGCGCGATATAACGCAAAACTCAAAGGTTGCAAGCCATCAGCGCGGCGGCCAAGCAGTGCACCTGAAAATAACTGTGAGGGGATCGTTCGATGGCACTGCTTCCTGTGACGCTGGCCGCGGCTGCGGCGGCGGCAATTCTCAATGTCTGGCTGATGCTGCGGATCGGCGCGGTGCGCAACGCCGAGAAGGTGTATATCGGCGATGAGGATTGCGAACCGCTGATCCGCCGGATGCGCGCACAGGCCAATTTCGTCGAGAGCACGCCCTTCGTGCTCGCCCTGATTCTCGTGATCGAACTGTCGGGGAATGGTCAGGCGTGGCTGCAATATGTCGCGGCGCTCTATTTCATCGCCCGCATCGCGCACGCTTTTGGCATGGATGGCGGCGCGTTCAAGATAGGCCGCGTGATCGGAACGATCGCCACTCTTCTGACCTTGCTGGGACTTGCTGTTGTGGCTGCGCTGATCGCGGCGCGGGTGCTTTGACGGCGCGTTCGACCTCGACCAGTTCGGCCGCCCTGCCCGCCATGTGTTCGGGCAATAGGCAGTAGGCGCATTACCGGCAGGCCCGCGAGATCCAGGCGCTGGCAAAAGGCGATCAGGACAACGCGTAATCGCTCACAAAGGCGTTGGTCTTTCGCTCACGTCCAAAGGTGCTTGTTGGCCCGTGCCCGGGAATGAACATTACGTCCTCACCCAGCGGCCACAGGCGCTGTGTGATCGAATCGATCAGGTCCTGATGATTGCCGCGCGGGAAATCGGTGCGCCCGATTGACCCCTGAAACAACACGTCGCCCACAATCGCAAAGCGGCTGGGCGCGTGGAAGAACACGACATGTCCGGGAGTGTGTCCCGGGCAATGGATCACGTCGAGCGTGAGGTCGCCCACTGTCACCGTGTCATTGTTCTCAAGCCAGCGATCGGGCATAAAGCTCTGCGCCGTCATTCCGTAACGCGCGCCGTCGCTGTCCAGTTGCTCGATCCAGAACAGGTCGTCCTTGTGCGGCCCTTCGATGGGAAGGCCCAGTTCCTCGGCCAGCATCCCGGCCTGACCGCAATGGTCGAGATGACCATGGGTGATGAGGATCTTCTCCATCTCGACCCCGGCCTTGGCAATGCCGTCCTTCAGCTTGTCGAGATCGCCGCCCGGATCGATCAGCGCGGCCTTGTTCGTCTTGGTGCACCAGATCAGCGAGCAGTTTTGCTGCAGCGGTGTCACCGGAATAATGGCGGCTTTCATCGGAGGAACAGGCGTATCAGTCATGCCCGGTGAAATGGCGAGGCGGCGGCGCAATTGCAAGCTGTGGACGAGCGACGTGCGCAATCGATAGTGACGCGCTATCGCTTGATCGCGCAAACAGGGAGAGCGACGATTATGGCCTTGAACACCACTCTTACTCTTCCCTGCGCCGCGACAATCCCCAACCGCCTTGCAAAGGCCGCGATGACCGAAGGGCTGGCGGACACCAATGGCCTGCCGACGCCTGAGCTTGAGCGGCTTTATCGCATCTGGTCCGAAGGGGGCGCGGGGATGCTTTTGTCGGGCAATATCCAGATTGATGCCCACCATCTCGAACGTCCCGGCAATGTTATCATCGACCGCGAACTGAACGAGGACGAGCTCGATGCGTTTCGCGGCTGGACCGCCGCCGGCACGACCAATGGCAACCATTTCTGGGCACAGATCAGCCATGCCGGACGGCAAACGATGGCCATCGTCAACCCGCATCCCAAGGCGCCCTCTGCGGTCAAACTGGATCTGCCCGGCGGCCAGTTCGGTGAGCCTGTCGCGCTTGAGCCCGACGAAATCGAAGCGATTATTGAAGGGTTCGTGCGCGCGGTCAGGACTTGCAAGCACGTAGGTTTCACGGGGGGTCAAATCCACGCGGCGCACGGTTATCTGATCTCGCAATTCCTCAGCCCCAAGACCAACCACCGCACGGACAAATGGGGCGGAAGCCTCGAAAACCGCGCGCGGCTCTTGACCGAGGTCGTGCGCCGGTCGCGCGAAGCGGTGGGCCCGGCCTTTCCGGTCGCGGTCAAGCTCAACAGCGCCGATTTCCAGAAAGGCGGCTTCGCCTTTGAGGACAGCCTTACGGTCGTGCAGTGGCTGGAGGAGCTTGGCGTCGACCTGATCGAGATTTCAGGCGGAACCTATGAACAGCCCAAGCTCCTTGGGATCGAGGGGACCGAACCTTCCGAAGACCCGCAAATGGCAGAATCAACGCTCAAGCGGGAAGCCTATTTCGTCGACTTCGCCAAGGCGATGAAGGATACCGTGTCGATCCCGCTCATGGTCACCGGCGGCTTTCGCACGCGCGCCGCGATGGAACAGGCGCTGGATGAGGGGGCAGCCGACCTTGTTGGCCTGGGCCGCCCCCTATGCGCCCAACCGGACGGGCCGAACCGGCTGCTGGCGGGCGAGGAAAACCTGCCGCGCTATGAAGACGAATTGTCGCTGCTGCCCGGTCCGCTTTCCTTCCTTACGCGGATCAATCTGGTGCGGACCATGGCCGGTTTTGCGACGCAATTCTGGTTCTACGAACAGATCTATTCGCTGGGGCGCAAGGGCGTTCCGGAAGAGGGTCTGACCGTGTTCGGAGCATGGCGCCGGGTCGAGGATGAGCACGCCACCTGGATCGCCAGACGCAAGAGCGAGCGCGGCGGCACTCTCTAGATCCGGCCACTCTTCCACACGACGCGGCCGATGATTTCAAGCTCATCGGCGGCCACTTCGATGGGCGGATAAGCAAGGTTCTGGCTTAGCAGCGCAAAGCGCCCCGCCCCTGCGCGCGCAACGCGCTTGACCATCAAGGTGTCGCCGAGCCGGACGACATGCACACCGTCGCGAAACGCGCGCTCTGTCCGGTCAACAAGGATTTCGTCCCCGTCGTTCAGAAGCGGCTCCATCGAATCTCCTTCGACCGTGATCGCCGACAATTTTGCATCGCTCAGCCCCTGCTCACTCAGCCAGCGGCGCGAGAAGCGGAACGTGTCGAAAGGCGTTTCCTCGGACGGTAAAGTGCCGGGCCCGGCCGATGCGCCGATAGCCAGACGCTGTACTTCCACCCATCCGGACGAATCGGGATCGATAGAACCACCTTTGTAGGATTTTTCCCGCACCGAATCTTCAGCTCCACCAAGCTCCGCCTCCGCAATGCCAAAGAACTGCGCGAGCACTTTCCGGTCTCCCTCTTCCAGCTTTCGCGGCGAGCCTTTCTTAATGAATTGTTGAAGATAGCTCGCATTTCTGCCGATCAGCGTCGAAAGGCTCGCGAGGCTGGCACCGTGCTCCTGCGACAATTCGAGCAGGCGGCTTCGAGGAGCATCGAGGGTGGCGTCAAAAGGGTGTGTCATAAAATCTTCCTACACAAAAGATTTTTCCTAGACAAGTAGGATTTGAGGTGGAACGTTTAGGGAACATTGAGCGAATCGCGGTGCAGGCGTCCTAGCTCCTCCAAGTCCAGAACGACCAGGAAAGGGATCGGAAATGCTGCTTCGGAAGGTC includes these proteins:
- a CDS encoding beta-ketoacyl-ACP synthase III, producing MTGSRIVGSGSALPQRIVTNAELATRVDTSDEWIVERTGIRQRHIAGDGETTATLATAAARAALADAGLEAGDIDLIVLATATPDNTFPATATKVQHALGCKNGPAFDVGAVCSGFLYALTTADSLLATGSASRALVIGAETFSRILDWEDRTTCVLFGDGAGAVVLEAPDATNPAKSGGPGVLASRLHADGAQHDLLYVDGGPSSTQTVGHLRMKGPEVFRHAVVNLSSVLKEVIEDANVSASEIDWIVPHQANKRILDATAKKLGIPAEKVVVTVDKHANTSAASVPLAFDVARKDGRIKAGDLVMFEAMGGGFTWGASLVRM
- the plsX gene encoding phosphate acyltransferase PlsX, with product MTLPRIAVDAMGGDEGVRVMVEGAALARRDYDDFKFLLVGDQQRIERALDTHPGMAGASEILHCDDVISGDELPSRAIRRAKTTSMGLAVNAVKDGRAGAAVSAGNTGALMAMSKIALRTLPGIDRPALAALLPTLETHDVVMLDLGANTEADARNLVQFAVMGAAYSRIVNGFEKPSVRLLNIGTEEIKGTDALRDAAARLTEATANGNSSLALDFAGFVESDKINRGETHVVVTDGFSGNIALKAIEGSARFVTDLLRQAFTSSLRSKIGFLVSRPATELLRHHLDPNNHNGAVFLGLNGVVVKSHGSANAKGVANAVTVAARLLENKLTQRIAHDLAELGEDALRKNGNGASSGPPEESGAAA
- the rpmF gene encoding 50S ribosomal protein L32 — encoded protein: MAVPKRKVSPHRRGNRRAHDSLKVEAFQECSNCGELKRPHHVCSACGFYNGREVMVPKGI
- a CDS encoding MAPEG family protein; the encoded protein is MALLPVTLAAAAAAAILNVWLMLRIGAVRNAEKVYIGDEDCEPLIRRMRAQANFVESTPFVLALILVIELSGNGQAWLQYVAALYFIARIAHAFGMDGGAFKIGRVIGTIATLLTLLGLAVVAALIAARVL
- a CDS encoding MBL fold metallo-hydrolase, which translates into the protein MKAAIIPVTPLQQNCSLIWCTKTNKAALIDPGGDLDKLKDGIAKAGVEMEKILITHGHLDHCGQAGMLAEELGLPIEGPHKDDLFWIEQLDSDGARYGMTAQSFMPDRWLENNDTVTVGDLTLDVIHCPGHTPGHVVFFHAPSRFAIVGDVLFQGSIGRTDFPRGNHQDLIDSITQRLWPLGEDVMFIPGHGPTSTFGRERKTNAFVSDYALS
- a CDS encoding NADH:flavin oxidoreductase/NADH oxidase family protein, whose amino-acid sequence is MALNTTLTLPCAATIPNRLAKAAMTEGLADTNGLPTPELERLYRIWSEGGAGMLLSGNIQIDAHHLERPGNVIIDRELNEDELDAFRGWTAAGTTNGNHFWAQISHAGRQTMAIVNPHPKAPSAVKLDLPGGQFGEPVALEPDEIEAIIEGFVRAVRTCKHVGFTGGQIHAAHGYLISQFLSPKTNHRTDKWGGSLENRARLLTEVVRRSREAVGPAFPVAVKLNSADFQKGGFAFEDSLTVVQWLEELGVDLIEISGGTYEQPKLLGIEGTEPSEDPQMAESTLKREAYFVDFAKAMKDTVSIPLMVTGGFRTRAAMEQALDEGAADLVGLGRPLCAQPDGPNRLLAGEENLPRYEDELSLLPGPLSFLTRINLVRTMAGFATQFWFYEQIYSLGRKGVPEEGLTVFGAWRRVEDEHATWIARRKSERGGTL
- a CDS encoding S24 family peptidase; the encoded protein is MTHPFDATLDAPRSRLLELSQEHGASLASLSTLIGRNASYLQQFIKKGSPRKLEEGDRKVLAQFFGIAEAELGGAEDSVREKSYKGGSIDPDSSGWVEVQRLAIGASAGPGTLPSEETPFDTFRFSRRWLSEQGLSDAKLSAITVEGDSMEPLLNDGDEILVDRTERAFRDGVHVVRLGDTLMVKRVARAGAGRFALLSQNLAYPPIEVAADELEIIGRVVWKSGRI